A segment of the Trifolium pratense cultivar HEN17-A07 linkage group LG7, ARS_RC_1.1, whole genome shotgun sequence genome:
TTGATCCACTTTAgctaattaattgattttttgtaATTAAGCTCTTTTGTATTGCTTTTTTAAGTAAAGGGTACTTTGACATGTTATATTTTATGggatattataattataatgtgCATATTGAGTAATGAAAAGTCCTTGAGGTTTAAGTGATGTTTGGATTtccatttgaaaattttgaaataacTTTTGGGTTAAAGCTGGTTTTGtgtagtttttggccaaatattgatttatgaaaaaattgattgttttacttttaagatttaagtatttgttttttatgcttctcattaaattgaattttatgaTTTAATGCTTTTAAATTAATGTCTAAAAGTTTTATGAGGATAACTTAAATTGAGAATTGAAGTCTTAACTTTCAAGTAGCTCAAAAACTTGCatatcttattttcttatttcattgattcctcttttttttgttactggTCAAGTGCATTTTTTTACATTGCTTGTTTGTGTTGTGCAGGTGGAGGCTATATTAGACAAGGATAATTTCACTTTAGAAGAGCTTTTAGATGAAGAGGAAGTAATCCAAGAATGCAAGGCCTTAAACAGTCGTCTTATCAACTTGTATGTTTCCATTTAATTTGAACCAATAGAGTTTTATTCATTTTCCCAAACAAGTCTCACAgttttgtgcattttttttttgagtaaatcaacatATTAGTTCTTGAAATTGTGAGAGTTGGTTAATTCAGTCCCTCAAATTtgcaaaatagcaattttgtccctaataatattattgaacGTCAGTCAATTTAGgtcccgtttggattagcttatttttgagcttatacaaacagcttatgcaatttttatgtattattataagtttgtcaaggtagtttatgataaaatagcttataaaaatacaattttcactagtgtgaacttataaaatagcataaaacctaatttatattgcataagctcaaaaataagctaatccaaacggggcctCAGTCCTTTTTTTTCCTCCAAATTTAGCATCACCGTTTTTAGGTTCTATGTTTGTCTTGATGTTGATGTTCTTCAATTTCATGGGTTAATTTGctattttgtaaatttgagggactaaattgCTTGGCTCTTTCAATTTCAAGTACCTAAATGCTCATTTACTCATTCTATTTTTGCAACTGtccaatttttataaaaacggAAAACCTAGTGTCGTCAAATACCTTTAACAATGATGTCTGTCAAAGGGCCAGATCAATTGTAGGCATTTTTGTCTTACATTTGCAAGAGATTACATGATTCAAACGTGTGGTATCCTAGTCACATAGCAAATCCAACCATCGCGCCAAGGCTCTCATTTGCATATGTTCAATGCATATGTTTGGTGATAGttggaattattatatacatacaTAAAGCACTGGGTGGATAGGCAATCATAAAGATGATTCAAGAAAAGTAATtgataattttctattttttcccTTTTAGTTTGAGAGATCCAGCTCAGGTTGAGCAATTGTTACGCTACATTATCGAAGAGCCACCACAAGATGCTGAAAGTAAACGGACCTTCAAGTATGCAGccctaacattttttttttcctgcaaAAGAACTTCAATTATTTCCACTTTCTTGTTGCCAACTGATTATTTGACTGTAATTTAGGTTTCCATTCATTGCCTGCGAGATTTTTACATGTGAAATTGATGTCATCTTGAAGACTTTGGTGGATGAAGAACAGGTTTATACCTCATTCTGTTTGTGACTCTATTTTGTGATTGAAGTTGTATACTTAGGCTTTGCTTTTATTAATTTCCTCTTTTTTTCCTTGTAATTTCAGCTGATGAACTTATTATTCTCCTTTTTGGAGCCTAATCGTACTCATAGTGCTTTGTTGGCTGGCTACTTTAGCAAGGTATATGTTGGGTACAATTGGAACTTTAATTTGCATAATATTTTTGCGAACGTTGCTTATCTGATTATATAATACCATTTACTTTATGCTGTTTTCTACGCCATTTTACAGGTTGTTGTTTGCCTAATGATTCGAAAGACAGTGTCACTTATGAATTATGTTCAGGTAAGTAAAAAAATGCACTTGTGTATAGTACAGTTGTATATTAGTATTGCTTATTGTATTTGATATTTACTAATACGCTTTTATGGAGAAAGCTCAACCATTACGATGTATGTTACATAGTCTTCCTGTGAAATTTTTATTCACGATTCAGCATACTTTTTGCAGGCCCATCAGAATGTTTTTCGCCAATTGGTTGATTTGATTGGAATCACATCCATTATGGAGGTAAACTTTTAGCTTTCCGTTCTTAATTATAACAATACCGTGACCTTGGTGATAGATAAGATGGATTCTGAGATTTGTTCATTGGTCAGGTTTTGGTTCGACTAGTAGGCGCTGATGACCATGTGTATCCCAATTTTATTGATGTGATGCAATGGTTGGCTGAGAGCAATCTGCTTGAGATGATTGTTGATAAATTAAGTCCATCTGTAAGTGAAGCATCTATCCAAGTTTATGTTTTTTGAGCCAGCTTTTACATGTTGCTATATGATATGATTCATTTGGCCTTCGATGTATGCCATCGAGACATGTTTAATGAGCATACAGCAGGTCACACactgattttgttttttcaactCTACTAGCTTTACattttgttgatgataatgATTACTAACGGTGTCACGAGTTTGTCCctgaaaattcatttttctgtTGCGCAAATGAGTTATTAATGAAAAGCCCAATATAGTCACTCATGTTCTGCATGTgtttgaattataattatataggTTCTTTACTGCCTTTCTATTTTCTGCAAATTATCTTACAACTCTTTTCCCTATTTAAATCAGTGTCCTGCTGAAGTTAATGCCAATGCAGCCGAAACATTATGTACAATAACACGGAATGCTTCATCTACTCTTGCAATTAAACTATCAAGCCCAAGGTTTGCATCGGAAAGCTTcatgatttttcttttgttatgaTTATGtgaaataattatatattttttcctaaACACGCAGTTTTGTCGCAAAAATTTTGGGTTTTGCATTGGAAGATTCACAAACGAAGTCTAGCCTTGTGAACTCACTTTCAGTGTGTATTTCTTTGTTGGATCCGAAAAGATCTTCTATATCATCTCCCCTTTTTCATTCATTCCGAACTCAACACATGTATGAGCCACATATTCCTGTAAATCCGGAGACTATTGGTGCAATGCTCCCTAAACTTGGTAAGATGGAATTAATGCTGTCTTTTTTTTGTCTGTTGTCAATAGTTTATATACTCATTATTGAAGCTTTCAATTTAGTCATAAAACTGGTTATTTCAAATGTCATGGTACAAAATCTATCAAATTTATTGTCCATATCACGTCATCAGGGCTTTCCTTTCTTCAGGTGCATTGCTAATTCTTTTGAATGTGTCATCCGATGAGAAAGTATTGCCTACAACATATGGAGAATTGAGACCTCCACTTGGGAAGCATAGATTAAAGGTTAGTTTTAATGGTTTCCCCCTTCGAGTGTAGTGGAGTTACTGTGGTACCCTCCCTATGTACTCCTGGTTTCAATAATTTAGTGGGTATATCAGTATTGTTTGCAAACTCAGAAAATATCGTTAGATTATAAGAAAATCTCTTATAACATCTTAATATTGTGTAGACTGTAGAGTATCTCGGATTATTTCTTaggattagttttttttttttagagtagACTAGTTTCTATATTTCTTAGTTGTTACCGTGAATTGTTTTCCTATACTTCTGAGTtgtgcaatttttttcttcttttagatTGTCGAGTTCATGGCAGTTCTCTTAAAAACCGGAAATGAAGCTGCAGAAAAAGAAATGGTCAACTCAGGAACCATTCAACGAGTTATTGATCTTTTTTTCGAGTAAGCAAATCTGAAACTTATTTGACAGACTTGTggatgtttaaaaaaaaactttgatatCTTCTTAGTCTGTGGATATTGCGTATTTTTAcagataacatttttttaaccaTTCTGACTGATCTGATAATGCAGGTATCCATATAATAATTCATTACACCATCACGTGGAAAGTATTGTATTATCATGCTTGGAGAGTAAAACTGAAGCCATTGTTGATCATCTTCTGCGAGATTGTGATTTAATTGGAAGGATTATCCAAGCAGATAAACATTCTGTTCTCTCTTCTGACAGAAACCTGGTACATGAATGCTTCAAACTGATAAATTAGACGTTGTATTGGTCATTGCTGTAATTGAGATTAAATTATCTTGTTTTTCccaatattttattgaatttgaatttagaAGGGAGAAGAAAACACTCATAAGTTGGGAGAACTTATATGTAGTTAGCAATGTTTCATTTCTACACTGCCATTGAGTATACTGGAACCAATTCACTCagcttatgttttttttcttcagccAACTGTACCTGCTGCTGGAAAACAGGCACCACGGGCAGGAAACATTGGCCATATTACAAGAATTGTTAACAAACTTATTCACTTGGCGCACAGCCGAAGCCACATACTGACATGTATTCAGGTTAGCTGTGCATTAGCTTATTGCCACATACTGACATGTATTCAGGTTCATGAAAGTTTCACGAGTTACAGTTATTTTGTACTATTGGCATAAATCTATTAAGATATGTGAAATATGCTTTGAATTGCTATCCTTGACAAATCTCCTTAGAAATTGATAGATTTGCTCAATGATTTGAAATAAGCTTGTGGTGTCTCTTGTTATTAACATTCTTCCTCTAAAGCTCATCTTATCAAGGATTTGAGTTCCTGATATGCATAGTACACCTTTGTGTTTTAAttaacaatgtcatcaacatcaTAGTTCACACATTACACCTTTTCAAGCTTTTGGTGTCTTGTCTAAACATTCTTTCCATGAAATTAAAACACAAAGCCTATTGAATTGTGAACAAGCAAACATGAAATTAGAAGCAAATGAATTTTTCTTGCATCTAAATGGTAAAGCCTATTGTTGTGGAATTAACCTTGCATTGCATCCAGGAGACTAGGATCATGAGGCTGCTGAACTTGCATGTTGAATTTATTGGgacaaactttttcttatatatttcaatttgttGTTCCGAACATCTGCAGGAAAATAGTGATTGGAATGAGTGGCAAGCTACCGTTCTTCAGGACCGTAATGTGGTTGAGAATGTTAACCGTTGGGCTTGCGGGTAAGCTCTGATCTCATTTATTGTGTATAAAGTCTTTGTTGGCAGTCTTGAATTGGTTGCAGTAATGCAATTGCAAGCGGCTAGGTGACACCCTTACATGGTTGGTCTTGTGACCTCACATGAGATTGTAAGGGTTTGGGACTTGATATTCATTAAATAACATTAGAAATATAGAGTAGATTTTATTGTAATGTTATTTATGATTTAGATTATATTGATGTGAGAAGCCATTTCAAGTGAAGCCACAATCCTTGGTTGAACCTTCTACATTTTCGTTTTGTCATCTCTTTGTTGTGATTTCTGTCTCACTTCGAATTCTctctttatttttccttttcctgTGCAGACGCCCGACTGCTTTACAAGATAGGATGAGGGATAGTGATGATGACGACATTCATGACAGGGACTATGATGTTGCAGCTTTAGCTAGTAATTTGAGCCAGGCCTTCAGATATAAAATTTACGGGAATGAGGATAATGAAGAGGTTTGTATTTGGCATCCTCTTCCCCCTGTGCAATGCATGCATGTTACTAATTTTGTACGTGCATTTTTAAATCCTGTACCATTAAATGCTGGACCAATGTTTTGATTGGCTTTGTTGCAGGAGCGTGGCAGCCATGATCGAGATGACGAGGTACTAGTGTTTATTTGTTCTTGATAGCTGTTCTTAATTCATTTGGGAGTTTTTTGAGAATTTGTGGGACCAAGTCATAGCAAATTGTCTCGTGACGAAAACACCTTGCAATTACTTTCTGTTAACTAATCTGATAGCACATTTATCTGTTGTATGAAATGCAGGATGTCTACTTTGATGATGACTCTGCGCAAGTAGTCATATCATCCCTAAGACTAGGTGATGACCAGGGGAGGTGAGTCTGTTTATTTTGTCACATAACTGGTAAATTTGTTAGAATATGATTGTCATGCAGATTAATCAgtgtaatattattttcaagCGAAGTTGTAAACTGGTGTTTGTGTTTGATAAGCAAGTGAAATAATATAGTCATACTAGTATACTATGTTGAGAATATATTTTTCCTGGTTTCTTGTATGCTTCATCTTCCCCTttctttcattaattttttaggGAAATTTCAAGATGACTACAACATAGTAGTAGAAGGTATAAATTAGTTACTGATTAGAGAGAAATGTCTTTCAATTGCAACCAAGTAAGAATGAGTTTTTTATTAGATATTGAATAGACAACATACCCATAGATCCTCTAATAGTTTCTTCTTCACTTGCAAATTTCTTATAGGTCCTCTCTCTTTGGGCGATTTCTCGATTTGTTAAAAATGCTGACATCTGGTTATAGAAGTAGAATGAGTTTTTTAagcaccaaatttttttcatttttggtttTCTACTTCATGTTGTCACTTTGGTAACTTTCCTCCCCATTCTATTCTTATCTATCATATGCAAAAATTAATATCATAGATAGGCTATGCAATCAAAACGGAGAGCATAAGGACCCCATGAGTTTGAGCGTTTGGAAGACATTAAGTTGGTCACTGCAGTTTAGTTTTCAATTGATGCTTAGATATACATTTGAATTTGATAGATGCACTCAATTTAGAAATAGAATTATTGTCAACATAGTTTTAATGAGAAATAATCATTTAGCTGTTTTACATGCTATCTCCATATGGGCATGTTTATTTATGCTTTCATGTATGCTGGGAAACAGAAAATATTCAATAGCTTCATTTACTCACCTAATTCTGTTGAACGGGTGTTACAGAAATTTCATGGAAATCTGTTGGTGTGTAGTATTTAAATTATCATTTGATTCtcaatataagaaaaataacactttttttctttcagtaGCCTGTTTACAAACTCCAACTGGTTTGCATTCCAAGACGACAGAATTGGTGATGCAAATGGAGGCACAACATCATCTGAGATGATGGATGAGATAAACTTGAATGGTGCTTCTAATGGCGGCAACAACAGTGACGATGAGGTAGTGGTTGGAGAGGATGAAGAATTGGATGAAAGTAAAAACACTATGAATGATACATCTAGCTCTAGCACAAACTTCTTCAGTGGATTACCGGGTAGCAATTCCGGGAATGGAGGTGCTTTGAACTTTGAAAGTGAAAAGGCAAGCGCTTCAAATGATATGGGTTTCTTCAGATTTGAGGC
Coding sequences within it:
- the LOC123898890 gene encoding serine/threonine-protein phosphatase 6 regulatory subunit 3-like isoform X2 — translated: MFWKLASLSASSPVEAILDKDNFTLEELLDEEEVIQECKALNSRLINFLRDPAQVEQLLRYIIEEPPQDAESKRTFKFPFIACEIFTCEIDVILKTLVDEEQLMNLLFSFLEPNRTHSALLAGYFSKVVVCLMIRKTVSLMNYVQAHQNVFRQLVDLIGITSIMEVLVRLVGADDHVYPNFIDVMQWLAESNLLEMIVDKLSPSCPAEVNANAAETLCTITRNASSTLAIKLSSPSFVAKILGFALEDSQTKSSLVNSLSVCISLLDPKRSSISSPLFHSFRTQHMYEPHIPVNPETIGAMLPKLGALLILLNVSSDEKVLPTTYGELRPPLGKHRLKIVEFMAVLLKTGNEAAEKEMVNSGTIQRVIDLFFEYPYNNSLHHHVESIVLSCLESKTEAIVDHLLRDCDLIGRIIQADKHSVLSSDRNLPTVPAAGKQAPRAGNIGHITRIVNKLIHLAHSRSHILTCIQENSDWNEWQATVLQDRNVVENVNRWACGRPTALQDRMRDSDDDDIHDRDYDVAALASNLSQAFRYKIYGNEDNEEERGSHDRDDEDVYFDDDSAQVVISSLRLGDDQGSLFTNSNWFAFQDDRIGDANGGTTSSEMMDEINLNGASNGGNNSDDEVVVGEDEELDESKNTMNDTSSSSTNFFSGLPGSNSGNGGALNFESEKASASNDMGFFRFEASDKEECFGDRPLPDWVGWGEPSDMQVTGAGMNPFMDHDDESGSNLSTKAQIGSSNSSSPKSESVLSNGSPSSKDLIDGVGDSTQRSSAVPSLFEEDVEFVGVELEGTEKAMEQALKEGIVGEAGPLKRNASPKAAEKENSEEGNPGMKEFNDANYWRVDQEVAVLE
- the LOC123898890 gene encoding serine/threonine-protein phosphatase 6 regulatory subunit 3-like isoform X1; its protein translation is MFWKLASLSASSPVEAILDKDNFTLEELLDEEEVIQECKALNSRLINFLRDPAQVEQLLRYIIEEPPQDAESKRTFKFPFIACEIFTCEIDVILKTLVDEEQLMNLLFSFLEPNRTHSALLAGYFSKVVVCLMIRKTVSLMNYVQAHQNVFRQLVDLIGITSIMEVLVRLVGADDHVYPNFIDVMQWLAESNLLEMIVDKLSPSCPAEVNANAAETLCTITRNASSTLAIKLSSPSFVAKILGFALEDSQTKSSLVNSLSVCISLLDPKRSSISSPLFHSFRTQHMYEPHIPVNPETIGAMLPKLGALLILLNVSSDEKVLPTTYGELRPPLGKHRLKIVEFMAVLLKTGNEAAEKEMVNSGTIQRVIDLFFEYPYNNSLHHHVESIVLSCLESKTEAIVDHLLRDCDLIGRIIQADKHSVLSSDRNLPTVPAAGKQAPRAGNIGHITRIVNKLIHLAHSRSHILTCIQENSDWNEWQATVLQDRNVVENVNRWACGRPTALQDRMRDSDDDDIHDRDYDVAALASNLSQAFRYKIYGNEDNEEERGSHDRDDEDVYFDDDSAQVVISSLRLGDDQGSSLFTNSNWFAFQDDRIGDANGGTTSSEMMDEINLNGASNGGNNSDDEVVVGEDEELDESKNTMNDTSSSSTNFFSGLPGSNSGNGGALNFESEKASASNDMGFFRFEASDKEECFGDRPLPDWVGWGEPSDMQVTGAGMNPFMDHDDESGSNLSTKAQIGSSNSSSPKSESVLSNGSPSSKDLIDGVGDSTQRSSAVPSLFEEDVEFVGVELEGTEKAMEQALKEGIVGEAGPLKRNASPKAAEKENSEEGNPGMKEFNDANYWRVDQEVAVLE